The DNA sequence ATTCGGAGTTGTCGTCGAGGAGTTGTTCAAGCAGACCCTTGATCGGCGACGGATCGCGTTTGAGAACTGCGATATGTTTACACCAAACGCCGCGTGGACGAAGCGCTTCGGCGACCATCCGTCGAATAGTTGGATCCTTGTCAGTAATCCACGGACTAATGAGTGGAAGCACGACTTCGAGAGTATGCTCATGCACGACATTTTTCAAGACCCATTGTGCGGTTTCCTGAGTCCAGGTGCCCGGGAGTGCACCGGTGAATTTCAATGACTTCAGCTCTTTGCCAAGGTCGTGTTTGAAGTGCTCGAAGTGGACATGAATACCAATTGAGCGAATCTTGTCGCTTTCTGACGCAATCAGTGCTTTGCTCAATTTGTCACCCTGACCGAGCGTAACGATTTTGGAAACTATTAAGCGTGACTGATCGAGCAGTCCTTTGTCGAAATAGCCTTCACGTTTGATATCAGTAACCAGTTTGCGGACAGCCGCTTCCCCAAGTGCCGGAACAAGCGCAGAGCTCAACTTTGTAAGGCAATTCCGCTGCGGGGTTTCTTTGGGGACACCCTGATCAGATGGAATGTCGACATTGGTATTCTTCGCCATATTGAATTGATCCTTTATTCTCGTAAACTCAACTGATTGTGTTAGACGTATTTAGCCAAAAACTTGTTTCTCTTGATTCGACATTTGGGTATATTTTTTTCAGGCAGGGATTCTGCCAGTGAGGAGACCGAAATGTCCGTTCTTAAGCAATTCGACCCGGAAATATATGCAGCGATGCAGGGTGAAACCAATCGCCAAAACAAGAAACTTGAGTTAATCGCATCAGAAAACTTCGTCTCGGAAGCCGTCATGGAAGCTGCCGGCGGAGTGATGACCAATAAATACGCGGAAGGTTATCCCAAGAAGCGCTACTACGGTGGTTGCGAGTTTGTCGATGTTGCCGAAACATTGGCGCGCCAGCGGGCAACCGAGTTGTTCGGTGCTGAACATGTTAATGTCCAGCCGCACTCGGGTTCACAAGCCAACATGGCAGTATACTTCACGGTGCTCAAGCCCGGGGACACGATACTTGGATTGAATCTGTCGCATGGCGGTCATCTAACGCATGGCCACCCATTAAACTTCTCCGGCATTTTCTACAATGTTGTCGGCTACGAAGTCAATAAAGAGACAGAGACGATCGACTACGATGCACTGCATAAACAGGCACTTGAAACGAAGCCGAAGATTATTGTCGCTGGAGCGTCTGCTTATCCACGCACGTTGGATTTCAAACGCTTCCGCGAAATCGCCGACGCTTGCGGCGCATTGCTGATGGTTGATATGGCGCACATCGCTGGACTAATTGCTGCAGGCCTTCATCCGTCACCGGTTCCGCACGCTCACTTCGTCACCACGACAACGCATAAGACACTTCGTGGTCCGCGCGGCGGAATGATTTTGTGTAAGAAGGAATTCAAGAAAGACCTCGACAGGATGGTGATGCCGGGCATTCAGGGCGGGCCATTGATGCATATCATCGCGGCGAAGGCCGTCGCATTCAAGGAAGCGCTGCAACCGGAATTCAAGGTCTACCAGAAGCAGATTCTCGCCAATGCCAAGACGATGGCGGACGAATTCATGAAGATGGGTTATCACGTTGTTTCCAAGGGAACGGATACTCACTTGTTGCTGTTGTCGTTTGTTGAGAAGGGCCTGACCGGCAAGCAAGTTCAGGAAGCGCTGGATCTGGCATCGATAACGACTAATAAGAACACAATCCCGTTTGACCCGCAGCCACCGCTGGTGACTTCGGGAATTCGTATCGGTGCGCCGGCAATCACGACGCGCGGTATGAAAGAGCCGGAAATGAAGCAAATCGCCGGATTGATTGATAGAGTCATCAAGAATCTCAGCGACGAAGCGGTACTCGCTCAGGTCAAGAAAGATGTCGAACATCTCTGCGACAAGTTTCCGCTGTATACTGATCGGATGGACAAAGACATTGTCGTGCCGGTGATTCCGTAGACTAGTAGCGAAAGGCAAGGATGCTGGTAGAATTCTCTGTTGCTCCGATGGGACTCGGCGAGTCGATTTCGAAAGAAGTCGCCAAGGTGATTGATATCATCGACCGGTCAGGATTGAAGTATCGGACCCACGCAATGGGTACACTGATCGAAGGTGACTGGGAACAGTGTATGGCCGTGATCAAAGAATGTCACGATGCCGTACGCGCGGTCTCGCCGCGAGTGTATACCAGAATCGCTATCGACGACCGCGAAGGCAATTTGAGCAATATGGATCGCAAAATTGATTCTGTCCGGCAAAAACTTGGCCGCGACTTTCAGGAGTAGGGATGTCGCAACCAGTAGTTCTTCTCTCAACTTGCAGCGACGAAGCCAAAGCACAGGCTATCGCAACACTCCTTGTTGAGCAGAGATTGGCTGCTTGTGTCAATATCGTCAACGGTATCAAATCGACATATCGTTGGGAGGGAGTTATCCGGACCGACAACGAGGTACTCCTGATAATCAAATCACAACGCGATCAGGTGCAGTCGATCAAGCAGGTGGTTCAAGAACTCTCCGGGTACGAATTGCCCGAGCTGATTGCGATGGAAATCATCGACGGCTCGCAGCACTATCTCGACTGGCTCACGGTCGAGTCGCGTCAGCCGAACGTAGAAACCTCAACCGAATAGCCCAGTGAGCACGATTGCGCTTCTGACAGACTTCGGCGATAGCGATGGCTTCGTCGGCATGATCAAGGGCACCATCAAGAGTCTCGCGCCTCAATGTGAAATCATCGACATAAGCCACAAGATCGACAACTTTGATGTCCGTGCCGCCGCGTTTGTCCTGGAGAAGTCGATTCGATACTATCCGGCGGGAACGCTGTTCCTCGCCGTAGTTGATCCGGGAGTTGGCAGTGCCAGACGGCTCTTGGCAGCACAAGCAGGAGATTACTTCTTTGTCGCTCCAGACAACGGCATACTCTCGTATACGCTTAGCGGTTTTGCGAAGAAGAGTGTTTATTCCATCGAGAATGAAGAGATGTTTCTTCCAGACCACGGGCAGACATTTCATGGCCGCGACATTATGGCTCCTGTTGCTGCGCGGATTGCTTCGGGTACTCAGCTGGACCTAGTCGGTCCGCCGGTCGAAACGTATGCATTTCTCAAGATTCCTAATCTGCTCAAGCACGGCCGCAGTGTTATCGGCGAAATCGTCTACGTCGACAAGTTCGGCAATCTAATCAGCAACATCACAAAGAATGACTTGCCGCGAGACATTGAACTGTCAAATCTTAGGTGCACGGTTGGCGATGTCAAGAACGTCGCACTGGTAAACAGTTACAGCGAGGGAAGAGACTTGTCGGCGATTATCTCCGGATTCGGTACAGTTGAGATATTTCTCAACCAAGGAAGCGCTGCCGGCAAATTTCCCAAGGCTATTGGAATGACAATTGCGGTTGAGGGTTAGACGATGAAGTGTCCCTATTGCAGTGAAGAGTCGGACAAGGTAATTGATACTCGCTCTGTTCAGGACGGCAACGCGGTCCGGCGCCGGCGCGAGTGCTTGTCCTGCAATGAACGGTATACGACGTACGAATACATCGAGCGCGTGTCGCTCACGGTTATCAAATCCGATCAGCGACGAGAGAACCTTATGATCGTTCGAAGCTACTTCGCGGCCTGCAGATCTCTACTGCGAAACGACCGGTGTCGGAAAAGCAATTGTTGCAACTGGTCGAAGACGTCGAAACCGAATTATTCAAGATCAACAAGTCGGAAGTTGCCTCGCAGTTGATCGGCGAAATGGTCATGGAACGACTGCGCAACTTGGATGAAGTGGCCTACGTGCGGTTTGCCTCGGTCTATCGCAAGTTCCAGGACAAGACGGAATTCGTCGACGAGATCAAAGACCTGCTCAAGTAATCAAATCATGGTAGAATATCGCGAAATCGGCCAAGACGCTCCGGGGGGAGACATGCCGTTTCTTGAGCACATCGAGGAACTGCGCAAAAGGCTGATCAAGATTATCCTCTCGATTATTGGATTCGCAATTGTCGCATACTTCTTCTCCGACCAACTTGTCGAATTGGTTGTCAAGCCGGTAGGTACAGTCTACTTCCGACAGCCGGCTGGCGCATTCATGTTGCGCATGAAACTCGCCGGATTCGCTGGACTGGTGATGGCGATACCGGTGGTGCTGTTCCAGTTCTGGCGGTTTGTGATACCGGGGCTGTACAAGCGCGAAGTCAAGTATCTGGTGCCAGTCACAATTCTCGGCACGATCTTCTTTTTCGGCGGCGCAGGATTCTGCTTCTTCGGTGTGATTCCGAATGCCATCAAGTTCCTGCAGGAGTTCGGGACAGAAAATGTGAAGCCGCTGATCGATGTGTCTGACTACTTCTCGTTTGTCTTCTGGATGTGCGTAGCGTTCGGCGCCGTGTTTCAACTGCCGATCATCGCGTACTTCCTCGGAAGAATCGGGCTGATTACGGCTCAGACTCTCAGGCGTGGACGGCGATTTGCTGTCATCGGAATCTTGATTGTAGCGGCGCTGATTACGCCGACACCGGACGCGTTTAGCATGATGCTATTGGCGGTGCCGTTGTATGTGCTTTATGAGATTTCCGTATTTGTCGTGCAGTTCACCGGAGTGCGAAAAGAGTAGCCGCTCGATTTCGATAACAGTAGCAAGGTACAACTACGGGTTCCTTACGTTCCGGCGTACAGCCGCTAAATAACGCTTGTTCCAGCCCTTAATGGCTGTATATTCCCACGCAATTGCCGACTTGACTACTATGAAAACACTACGATACGCCATACTTGCCATACTTACTCTTGCTTCGACGGCGTTTGCCGCTCGTCCAACTGAGCTATACAACGCAGGGGATGTCGTCGAGTTCAGAATCGAACGAGGCGGCAAGGTATTTGGTACTCAGAAAGCGACCTGCGCCGGATTGAACACTGATGAAGGCGATTCACTCCTGGTTTTCAACATGGAAACCAAAACTGTGGTAGACCGCAGCGGACGTTCATTCGATATGGATGTCAATTGCGAAGTCGCTTACCGAACAAACGGATTGCCCCGCGACTACAAATTCGAACTAACACTACTCAATGCCAAAGTGACTCACGCGGGTCGCTTCACTGGCAGGGAATATGTCGGAACCGGTTCTCGCTTGGGCGTGACTCAGCCGTTCAATTTTCCACTTGAGCGCTGGCCGATTTTGTTCGACAATAACTTCGCCTTGCAGTGGGAAATCGCCGCCCAATCCGTACGGCGAAATCCAGGCGATTCAATGATGGTTGAGGCGATGATTCCGCAGATGAACCAGTTAATGGTATTTTCGGTGAAGGCGCTTCCTTTTGAATCGATTGAATATGCCGGTCAAAGTGTTCGTACCCGCGTACTGCAAGTCTCTCCGGCGAATCAGATTTTGTACCTCGACGATACGGGCCGACTTCTGAAGGCAGTCGACAAGGTGTCGGGAATATCGGTTATTCGTCAGGCACCGGGGGAATCCGCCTAGATCGTTCGTCAGTCAATTTGGACGATGATCTACAATCGCCTGACGGGTTACTTGATATTAACAGCAATGGCGTTGGGATGGTTTGTTGCATTGGGGTACTCCGGTGTGAAATTACCGCAGACATGGGCAACACTTATCATTGCGGCAGGACTGTATTGGCTGTCGCTTCAGGTCTTAATGCCGATTCAAAACGCGTACTTCGGCTGGGCGATTGACCCGCGCTCCGGTTCAGGAAATACATACATAATGCTATTTGGATCTGCGCTAATCTTTGCCATCGTCGAGTTAGCGGCAATCGCATTGCCGATTGTTGCATTCCATTTGATCAAGAGATTCGACTCGATCAAGATTGCGATTGCAGTCGGCATCGCGGCAGG is a window from the bacterium genome containing:
- a CDS encoding serine hydroxymethyltransferase is translated as MSVLKQFDPEIYAAMQGETNRQNKKLELIASENFVSEAVMEAAGGVMTNKYAEGYPKKRYYGGCEFVDVAETLARQRATELFGAEHVNVQPHSGSQANMAVYFTVLKPGDTILGLNLSHGGHLTHGHPLNFSGIFYNVVGYEVNKETETIDYDALHKQALETKPKIIVAGASAYPRTLDFKRFREIADACGALLMVDMAHIAGLIAAGLHPSPVPHAHFVTTTTHKTLRGPRGGMILCKKEFKKDLDRMVMPGIQGGPLMHIIAAKAVAFKEALQPEFKVYQKQILANAKTMADEFMKMGYHVVSKGTDTHLLLLSFVEKGLTGKQVQEALDLASITTNKNTIPFDPQPPLVTSGIRIGAPAITTRGMKEPEMKQIAGLIDRVIKNLSDEAVLAQVKKDVEHLCDKFPLYTDRMDKDIVVPVIP
- a CDS encoding MTH1187 family thiamine-binding protein encodes the protein MLVEFSVAPMGLGESISKEVAKVIDIIDRSGLKYRTHAMGTLIEGDWEQCMAVIKECHDAVRAVSPRVYTRIAIDDREGNLSNMDRKIDSVRQKLGRDFQE
- a CDS encoding SAM-dependent chlorinase/fluorinase, which codes for MSTIALLTDFGDSDGFVGMIKGTIKSLAPQCEIIDISHKIDNFDVRAAAFVLEKSIRYYPAGTLFLAVVDPGVGSARRLLAAQAGDYFFVAPDNGILSYTLSGFAKKSVYSIENEEMFLPDHGQTFHGRDIMAPVAARIASGTQLDLVGPPVETYAFLKIPNLLKHGRSVIGEIVYVDKFGNLISNITKNDLPRDIELSNLRCTVGDVKNVALVNSYSEGRDLSAIISGFGTVEIFLNQGSAAGKFPKAIGMTIAVEG
- a CDS encoding divalent-cation tolerance protein CutA — protein: MSQPVVLLSTCSDEAKAQAIATLLVEQRLAACVNIVNGIKSTYRWEGVIRTDNEVLLIIKSQRDQVQSIKQVVQELSGYELPELIAMEIIDGSQHYLDWLTVESRQPNVETSTE
- the tatC gene encoding twin-arginine translocase subunit TatC, whose amino-acid sequence is MVEYREIGQDAPGGDMPFLEHIEELRKRLIKIILSIIGFAIVAYFFSDQLVELVVKPVGTVYFRQPAGAFMLRMKLAGFAGLVMAIPVVLFQFWRFVIPGLYKREVKYLVPVTILGTIFFFGGAGFCFFGVIPNAIKFLQEFGTENVKPLIDVSDYFSFVFWMCVAFGAVFQLPIIAYFLGRIGLITAQTLRRGRRFAVIGILIVAALITPTPDAFSMMLLAVPLYVLYEISVFVVQFTGVRKE
- a CDS encoding HEAT repeat domain-containing protein, whose protein sequence is MAKNTNVDIPSDQGVPKETPQRNCLTKLSSALVPALGEAAVRKLVTDIKREGYFDKGLLDQSRLIVSKIVTLGQGDKLSKALIASESDKIRSIGIHVHFEHFKHDLGKELKSLKFTGALPGTWTQETAQWVLKNVVHEHTLEVVLPLISPWITDKDPTIRRMVAEALRPRGVWCKHIAVLKRDPSPIKGLLEQLLDDNSEYVRKAVANSLNDISKDNPDLLCTWIEKWSKGKISPERQWIVQRSLRTLIKLGHPHAQKLMGLGDAEGVKFVWLKGTPAEIAIGESIPFEFKVENTSKQQHKLRLQLLMIGPGKNNKPRLAKYILGVLEMAPDEVATISKKIRFAHKNFVPKLAGTYKLQVSCNGKYIGERATKYLGKDL